In Fundidesulfovibrio magnetotacticus, a single window of DNA contains:
- a CDS encoding DUF1385 domain-containing protein, translating to MIRRILKSVSLLASGPNDTVGGQAVMEGVMIRSKDCLAIAVRKPSGEIFVETRPWFSMTPVCLRKPFLRGFPVLLETLVNGIKALNFSAQQSLDEEEGEISPWAMALTMAGAIGFALLLFVVAPHLFSLGMNWLGLSGDAEALSFHMWDGLFKLLMFVGYILAISFIPEIRRVFQYHGAEHKVIWAHENSVELSPQAVRDFSRLHPRCGTTFLLFVLAVSIVLFTFLVPLLIQLWSPQNAVLKQAWIIGVKFVLMIPISAISYEIIKFSGKFHKSILCKALSCPGMAMQMLTTHEPDDAQIEVAIAALKGALGQR from the coding sequence ATGATCCGCCGCATCCTGAAGTCCGTGTCCCTCCTGGCATCCGGCCCCAACGACACCGTTGGCGGGCAGGCCGTCATGGAAGGGGTGATGATCCGTTCCAAGGACTGCCTGGCCATTGCCGTGCGCAAACCCTCGGGCGAGATTTTCGTGGAAACGCGCCCCTGGTTCAGCATGACGCCCGTGTGCCTGCGCAAGCCCTTCCTGCGCGGCTTCCCGGTGCTGCTGGAGACGCTGGTCAACGGCATCAAGGCGCTCAACTTCTCGGCCCAGCAGTCCCTGGACGAGGAGGAGGGCGAGATATCCCCCTGGGCCATGGCCCTGACCATGGCCGGGGCCATCGGCTTCGCCCTGCTGCTCTTCGTGGTGGCCCCGCACCTCTTCTCGCTGGGCATGAACTGGCTGGGCCTCTCGGGCGACGCCGAGGCGCTCTCGTTCCACATGTGGGACGGCCTGTTCAAGCTGCTCATGTTCGTGGGCTACATCCTGGCCATCTCCTTCATCCCGGAGATCCGCCGCGTGTTCCAGTACCACGGGGCCGAGCACAAGGTGATCTGGGCGCACGAGAACTCCGTGGAGCTTTCGCCCCAGGCCGTGCGCGACTTCTCGCGCCTGCACCCGCGCTGCGGCACCACGTTTCTGCTCTTCGTGCTGGCCGTGTCCATCGTGCTCTTCACGTTCCTGGTGCCGCTCTTGATCCAGCTCTGGTCGCCCCAGAACGCTGTGCTCAAGCAGGCCTGGATCATCGGGGTCAAGTTCGTGCTCATGATCCCCATCAGCGCCATCTCCTACGAGATCATTAAATTTTCCGGTAAATTCCACAAGAGCATCCTCTGCAAGGCCCTTTCCTGTCCCGGCATGGCCATGCAGATGCTCACCACCCACGAACCCGACGACGCCCAGATCGAGGTGGCCATCGCCGCCCTCAAGGGCGCGCTGGGCCAGCGGTAA
- the rpmE gene encoding 50S ribosomal protein L31 translates to MKSGIHPKTFKSKIVCNCGYQSEAISTKGETVSVEICSNCHPFYTGKQRFVDTAGRIDRFRKKYAKFEDKKA, encoded by the coding sequence ATGAAGAGCGGCATCCATCCCAAGACTTTCAAGTCCAAGATCGTCTGCAACTGCGGCTACCAGTCCGAAGCGATCTCCACCAAGGGCGAGACGGTGAGCGTGGAAATCTGTTCCAACTGCCACCCCTTCTACACCGGCAAGCAGCGCTTCGTGGACACCGCCGGGCGCATCGACCGCTTCCGGAAGAAGTACGCCAAGTTCGAAGACAAGAAGGCCTAG
- the thiC gene encoding phosphomethylpyrimidine synthase ThiC, with amino-acid sequence MSLTEKNAVVSRLLASHGEEIAAHEHLTPQDMARGLDAGRMVLLANPAHKNVSPTLIGQPARVKVNANIGTSPMINDVAMELKKLRLAEQAGAHTVMDLSTAGDLDQVRLRILEASPLPLGTVPLYSVAQPYVAKGQDPSDFTAEELFEEIEKEAEQGVDFMTLHCGVTARAAAMASDGRRILGIVSRGGALLARWMKRRNAENPLLEHYGRLLKICLKHNVTISLGDGLRPGAGADAGDAAQWEEVSVLGDLARQALDHGVQTMIEGPGHVPLHLVQAQIQGIKRLTNNAPLYVLGPLTTDAAAGYDHIAGAIGGAQAAYHGADFLCYLTPAEHVTLPGPEDVWDGVKASLIAAQSAETALGRPWAVERDLAISRARAALDWEAMADNALDPHTLRKRRKDFHKEKECAMCGAFCAIRMLEGAEHGVCDKG; translated from the coding sequence ATGTCTCTCACCGAAAAAAACGCCGTCGTCTCGCGCCTGCTCGCCTCCCACGGCGAGGAGATCGCCGCCCACGAACACCTCACTCCCCAGGACATGGCCAGGGGCCTGGACGCGGGCCGCATGGTCCTCTTGGCCAACCCCGCCCATAAGAATGTGTCGCCCACGCTCATCGGTCAACCCGCCCGGGTGAAGGTGAACGCCAACATCGGCACCTCGCCCATGATCAACGACGTGGCCATGGAGCTCAAGAAGCTGCGCCTGGCCGAGCAGGCCGGGGCGCACACCGTCATGGACCTCTCCACCGCCGGAGACCTCGACCAGGTGCGCCTGCGCATCCTGGAGGCCTCGCCCCTGCCCCTGGGCACCGTGCCCCTCTACTCCGTTGCCCAGCCCTACGTGGCCAAAGGCCAGGACCCCAGCGACTTCACCGCCGAGGAACTCTTCGAGGAGATCGAGAAGGAAGCCGAACAGGGCGTGGACTTCATGACCCTGCACTGCGGCGTCACCGCGCGCGCGGCGGCCATGGCCTCCGACGGGCGGCGCATCCTGGGCATCGTCTCGCGCGGCGGGGCGCTCCTCGCGCGCTGGATGAAGCGGCGCAACGCCGAAAACCCGCTCCTGGAGCACTACGGCCGCCTGCTCAAGATCTGCCTCAAGCACAACGTGACCATCAGCCTGGGCGACGGCCTGCGCCCCGGCGCGGGCGCGGACGCCGGAGACGCCGCCCAGTGGGAGGAGGTCTCCGTGCTGGGCGACCTGGCCCGCCAGGCCCTGGACCACGGCGTGCAGACCATGATCGAAGGCCCCGGCCACGTGCCCCTGCACCTGGTCCAGGCCCAGATCCAGGGCATCAAGCGCCTCACCAACAACGCGCCCCTCTACGTGCTCGGCCCCCTGACCACCGACGCCGCTGCAGGCTACGACCACATCGCCGGGGCCATCGGCGGCGCCCAGGCCGCATACCACGGGGCCGACTTCCTGTGCTACCTCACCCCGGCCGAGCACGTCACCCTGCCCGGACCCGAGGACGTTTGGGACGGCGTGAAGGCCAGCCTCATCGCGGCCCAGTCCGCCGAAACCGCCCTGGGCCGCCCCTGGGCCGTGGAGCGCGACCTGGCCATCTCCCGCGCCCGCGCCGCCCTGGACTGGGAGGCCATGGCCGACAACGCCCTGGACCCCCACACTCTGCGCAAGCGCCGCAAGGACTTCCACAAGGAAAAGGAGTGCGCCATGTGCGGCGCGTTCTGCGCCATCCGCATGCTGGAAGGCGCGGAGCACGGCGTCTGCGACAAGGGCTGA
- the gpmA gene encoding 2,3-diphosphoglycerate-dependent phosphoglycerate mutase, with protein MHKLVLVRHGQSQWNLENRFTGWTDVPLSPLGVQEAQAGAKALMDAGLDFDLCHTSLLKRAVKTLDIILEAMDRMWLPVVKDWRLNERHYGALQGLNKAETAAKYGDAQVFEWRRSYDVRPPALDADDPRHPRFDRCYAALSPDQLPAVECLKDTVARVMPCWHEELAPAVRSGSRLLVAAHGNSLRALVKYLDGISDEAIAQLNIPTGVPLVYELDENLKPLTHYYLGDPDEIARQVQAVADQGKARA; from the coding sequence ATGCACAAGCTCGTGCTCGTCCGCCACGGCCAGAGCCAATGGAATCTGGAGAACCGCTTCACCGGCTGGACCGACGTGCCCCTCTCGCCCCTGGGCGTCCAGGAGGCCCAGGCCGGGGCCAAGGCCCTTATGGACGCCGGGCTCGACTTCGACCTCTGCCACACCTCGCTGCTCAAGCGCGCCGTGAAGACCCTGGACATCATCCTGGAGGCCATGGACCGCATGTGGCTTCCCGTCGTCAAGGACTGGCGGCTCAACGAGCGCCACTACGGCGCGCTCCAGGGACTGAACAAGGCCGAAACGGCCGCGAAATACGGCGACGCACAGGTGTTCGAGTGGCGCAGGAGCTACGACGTGCGCCCCCCCGCCCTCGATGCCGACGACCCCCGCCACCCCCGCTTCGACCGGTGCTACGCGGCCCTCTCCCCGGACCAACTCCCTGCCGTGGAATGCCTCAAGGACACCGTGGCCCGCGTGATGCCCTGCTGGCACGAAGAGCTGGCCCCGGCCGTGCGCTCCGGCAGCCGCTTGCTGGTGGCGGCCCATGGCAACTCCCTGCGCGCCCTGGTGAAATACCTCGACGGCATCAGCGACGAGGCCATCGCCCAGCTGAACATCCCCACGGGCGTGCCTCTGGTCTACGAACTCGACGAGAACCTGAAGCCCCTCACGCACTACTACCTGGGCGACCCCGACGAGATCGCCCGGCAGGTGCAGGCCGTGGCCGACCAGGGCAAGGCGCGGGCCTGA
- the wecB gene encoding non-hydrolyzing UDP-N-acetylglucosamine 2-epimerase, translated as MKKLRIAVALGTRPEVVKLAPVVKVLRSQPETFEVSVLSTGQHRQMLDQALAPFGLEVQTDLRLMRENQTLPDLTALALTAVTGALASLRPDMLLVQGDTTTVLAASLAAFYARVPVGHVEAGLRSHDMANPFPEEANRRLTSVLAELHFAPTPGAGAELLREGVAADRVVITGNTVVDALLELSARPFNPVGTPLEGLPLEGKRVALVTSHRRESFDGGIERICLALAELARAFPDLAVVYPLHLNPNVRRAARSILEGCPGVHLTEPLDYPCIVHLMRRAELILTDSGGIQEEAPTFDTPVLVLRTVTERPEASQRGQAVLVGTDKDLIVATASRLLTDPAARAAMTGKGNPYGDGRAAGRIARAIQGWAGGQTPPLPPELQFVP; from the coding sequence ATGAAGAAACTTCGGATCGCCGTCGCTCTCGGCACGCGCCCGGAGGTTGTGAAACTGGCCCCGGTGGTCAAGGTCCTGCGTTCGCAGCCCGAAACCTTCGAGGTGTCCGTGCTTTCCACCGGACAGCACCGCCAGATGCTCGATCAGGCCCTGGCCCCCTTCGGGCTGGAGGTGCAGACAGACCTGCGCCTCATGCGCGAGAACCAGACCCTGCCGGACCTCACGGCCCTGGCGCTCACGGCCGTCACGGGCGCGCTGGCCTCGCTGCGCCCGGACATGCTCCTGGTGCAGGGTGACACCACCACGGTGCTGGCGGCCTCCCTGGCGGCCTTCTACGCCCGCGTGCCCGTGGGCCACGTGGAAGCGGGGCTGCGCAGCCACGACATGGCCAACCCCTTCCCCGAAGAGGCCAACCGCAGGCTCACCAGCGTGCTGGCGGAACTGCACTTCGCCCCCACGCCAGGGGCCGGGGCCGAACTCCTGCGCGAGGGCGTCGCGGCAGACCGGGTGGTGATCACGGGCAACACGGTGGTGGACGCCCTGCTGGAGCTGTCCGCCAGGCCTTTCAACCCGGTCGGGACTCCCCTGGAGGGCCTGCCCCTGGAGGGCAAGCGCGTGGCGCTGGTCACGTCGCACCGCAGGGAATCCTTCGACGGCGGCATAGAGCGCATCTGCCTGGCCCTGGCCGAACTGGCCCGCGCCTTTCCCGATCTGGCCGTGGTCTACCCCCTGCACCTCAACCCCAACGTGCGCCGCGCCGCACGGAGCATTCTGGAAGGCTGCCCCGGGGTGCACCTCACGGAGCCCCTGGACTACCCTTGCATCGTGCACCTGATGCGCCGCGCAGAGCTCATCCTCACGGACTCCGGCGGCATCCAGGAGGAGGCCCCGACCTTCGACACCCCGGTGCTCGTGCTGCGCACGGTCACGGAGCGCCCCGAAGCCAGCCAGCGCGGCCAGGCCGTGCTGGTGGGCACGGACAAGGACCTCATCGTGGCCACGGCCTCGCGCCTGCTCACCGACCCCGCCGCCCGCGCGGCCATGACCGGCAAGGGCAACCCCTACGGCGACGGCCGCGCCGCCGGGCGCATCGCCCGGGCCATCCAGGGCTGGGCCGGGGGGCAGACGCCCCCGCTGCCGCCGGAGCTTCAGTTCGTTCCGTAG
- a CDS encoding glycosyl transferase family protein, translating to MSTFDLSIPYALLGLKLLLILLSLVFFVSGIDELFFDCVYLVRRIYRKLFILPKYEPLTEEKLLAVPEKLIAVMIPCWDESAVIRKMLTNTIRSVNYSNYYIFVGTYPNDQATQREVELARESFDNVQRIVCPKDGPTNKADCLNWVYEGIKVFEKDHGLTFEIFVMNDSEDIVHPLYLKLFNYLIPAKDMVQLPVFPLPGVWWNLTRGHYLDEFAENHSKDMTVREVLSRSVPSAGVGSAYSRRSLDTLAAETNHQLFNINSLTEDYDFGMRLGKHGFKQIFVRHAIRRTVKKRRLFGGMREVETREYVVIRELFPGTLSTAVRQKSRWVIGIALQGWASIGWQGGFWSCYMLARDRKSLLTNQVNMLGNMLVPVIGGFWLWKTLNPDGYRYPPLVVENTPLWTLLIINMFFLVWRMLWRAVYTARIYGPLQGLLSVPRLFWGNLINFFATLRAIRMYVRYLITGKIIAWDKTAHVYPSEDELRAYRRRLGDLLLDKRYVTVQQLDEALELQKSTGQSLGEVLLARGLIGEDDLVQTLGLQFRLNTSRIDPYAVPEDVLELIPREVAQANDIFPLGLEPAGALRIAVLTPLAGPELRRLEEALGRPLEMVLASKSDMAFALRRGYERLDAPDPAQATPLGERLVKGCVITPDQLDDALRTQRRGYSRLGDILVLEGSLPAGKLNKAVAEFYKGTGAHGRFGDFLVEKGYVTQAQLDAALRIQAKRARFLGDILSDMGVPAGDIDAALNGKGASRC from the coding sequence ATGTCGACGTTCGATCTCTCCATCCCCTACGCCCTGCTCGGGCTCAAGCTGTTGCTCATCCTGCTCTCGCTGGTGTTCTTCGTCAGCGGCATCGACGAGCTCTTCTTCGATTGCGTCTACCTGGTGCGCCGCATCTACAGGAAGCTTTTCATCCTGCCCAAATACGAACCCCTTACGGAAGAGAAGCTCCTGGCCGTCCCGGAAAAGCTCATCGCGGTGATGATCCCCTGCTGGGACGAGTCTGCGGTGATCCGCAAGATGCTCACCAACACCATCCGCAGCGTCAACTACTCCAACTATTACATTTTCGTGGGCACCTACCCCAACGATCAGGCCACCCAGCGCGAGGTGGAGCTCGCCCGGGAAAGCTTCGACAACGTCCAGCGCATCGTCTGCCCCAAGGACGGCCCCACCAACAAGGCGGACTGCCTCAACTGGGTTTACGAGGGCATCAAGGTCTTCGAGAAGGACCACGGCCTCACCTTCGAGATTTTCGTGATGAACGACTCGGAGGACATCGTGCACCCGCTCTACCTCAAGCTCTTCAACTACCTCATCCCGGCCAAGGACATGGTGCAGCTGCCCGTGTTCCCCCTGCCCGGCGTCTGGTGGAACCTCACGCGCGGGCACTACCTGGACGAGTTCGCCGAGAACCACTCCAAGGACATGACCGTGCGTGAGGTCCTGAGCCGCAGCGTGCCATCGGCGGGCGTGGGCAGCGCCTACAGCCGCCGGTCCCTGGACACCCTGGCCGCCGAGACGAACCATCAGCTCTTCAACATCAATTCCCTCACCGAAGACTACGATTTCGGCATGCGCCTGGGCAAACACGGCTTCAAGCAGATCTTCGTGCGCCACGCCATCCGCCGCACCGTGAAGAAGCGCAGGCTCTTCGGCGGCATGCGCGAGGTGGAAACCCGCGAATACGTGGTGATCCGGGAGCTTTTCCCCGGAACGCTCAGCACGGCCGTCCGCCAGAAGTCGCGCTGGGTCATCGGCATCGCGCTCCAGGGCTGGGCCTCCATCGGCTGGCAGGGGGGGTTCTGGTCCTGCTACATGCTCGCGCGCGACCGCAAGTCGCTTCTCACCAACCAGGTGAACATGCTGGGCAACATGCTGGTGCCCGTCATCGGCGGCTTCTGGCTCTGGAAGACGCTCAACCCCGACGGCTACCGCTATCCGCCGCTGGTGGTGGAGAACACCCCCCTCTGGACGCTGCTGATCATCAACATGTTCTTCCTGGTCTGGCGCATGCTCTGGCGCGCCGTGTACACCGCGCGCATCTACGGCCCCCTGCAGGGCCTGCTCTCCGTGCCCCGGCTCTTCTGGGGCAACCTCATCAATTTTTTCGCCACCCTGCGCGCCATCCGCATGTATGTGCGCTACCTCATCACCGGCAAGATCATCGCCTGGGACAAGACCGCCCACGTCTACCCCAGCGAGGACGAACTGCGCGCCTACCGCCGACGCCTGGGCGACCTGCTCCTGGACAAGCGCTACGTCACCGTGCAGCAGCTCGACGAGGCCCTGGAACTGCAGAAATCCACCGGACAGTCCCTGGGCGAGGTGCTCCTGGCCAGGGGGCTCATCGGGGAGGACGACCTGGTGCAGACCCTCGGTCTGCAGTTCCGCCTGAACACCTCCCGGATCGACCCCTATGCCGTGCCCGAGGACGTGCTGGAGCTCATCCCCAGGGAGGTCGCCCAGGCCAACGACATCTTCCCCCTGGGCCTGGAACCAGCGGGGGCGCTGCGCATCGCGGTGCTCACCCCCCTGGCCGGGCCGGAGCTGCGCCGCCTGGAAGAGGCCCTGGGACGCCCCTTGGAGATGGTGCTCGCCTCCAAGAGCGACATGGCCTTCGCCCTGCGACGCGGCTACGAAAGGCTCGATGCCCCGGACCCCGCCCAGGCCACGCCCCTGGGCGAACGCCTGGTCAAGGGCTGCGTGATCACCCCGGACCAGCTCGACGACGCCCTGCGCACCCAGCGGCGCGGCTACTCCCGCCTGGGCGACATCCTCGTTCTGGAAGGTTCGCTCCCTGCCGGGAAGCTCAACAAGGCCGTGGCGGAGTTCTACAAGGGAACGGGCGCTCACGGCCGTTTCGGGGACTTCCTGGTGGAGAAAGGCTACGTCACGCAGGCCCAGCTGGACGCGGCCCTGCGCATCCAGGCCAAGAGAGCACGCTTCCTGGGCGACATCCTCTCCGACATGGGCGTCCCCGCCGGGGACATCGACGCTGCCCTCAACGGCAAGGGGGCGTCCCGGTGCTGA
- a CDS encoding tetratricopeptide repeat protein, whose protein sequence is MLNPARSSPGRLRRGLTVLAALFALASCPAWRGMALAQSVPDSVTLEGNWFQRELTRLKSFPHLDKAYRLLAQGNRSEAVREFQSYLALVPGDTKVQELLAGLLAEEGRAEEALRQAEAVLAERPGLPRMRLIRANLLVRLGRDDEAAKDFEQALADGGQDRELALQAASGLAGIRLRQGRPAEALALLEALDKPVPVTSPVATLLRAQALVALGRPVEAQALLAKSLEAAATPQDKAEVLDLWAKALEDQGDLEGARERLLESLRTAPGRAAALRALAENAIRRKAPEEAVEYARQAEAAEASPAARELAANALLLAGRPREAAQLLEKMAAETAAQVERDRLTLRAANALALAGDDAAAAEAYARAAQSGREPGALEGLAAAFERLGRFQEAADALQKALDAFPSGERLLRLAGLRNKAGDPTAAARLVERALAGELAQEARAMALEELGLLQEEAGKNAEAAEAWKQALASRPGDPTLLARLAAVSQRMGDIRAALGYARAARDAKPDLETTSSLAVLTALSGQPGQAAELLRQALPMAQGRPEEQADILERLAVLEAMTGRHDLAAQDFVKAYDALPGKGSPELLAKAAGEWLAAGQDGQARAVLERLLRLPGLSREVRAQAQAREGALLLRQGDMARAAASLREALGSGALPRLMRLDALASLAALEQREGNADKAVELLEQAMREGMEPWRARLSMGLALFQAKRYAQALEQLQAAQRDRPGPRVSLAAARCYEALNKPGLAIRAMLEVMPRQSGLSEEEQREYFFALGNLYAQTQDERRAAEAYRQSLAYREVPAVTIRLARMERLLGRPEEALHLLRQAQAQAGMLPEQAQAPGSRPVETALADAPPSARAPKAAPGQQGAPAAAAPGARTEAPAEARSTGEAQRDPTASPASAPAREQASAAQDGVRPVRVMFQQSPSGDAVLLKGVPADARPAVALFDAPWRLVVDLPGEWTIETPGAAPPAGNIQRVRAARHPGKLRVVLDLAEKPGGRALESTPEGLVVRLSR, encoded by the coding sequence GTGCTGAACCCGGCCCGATCCTCCCCCGGCCGCCTCCGACGGGGCCTGACGGTCCTGGCGGCCCTCTTCGCGCTGGCCTCCTGCCCGGCGTGGCGGGGCATGGCGCTGGCGCAGAGCGTGCCGGACTCCGTGACCCTGGAGGGCAACTGGTTCCAGCGCGAGCTCACGCGGCTCAAATCCTTCCCGCACCTGGACAAGGCGTACCGCCTGCTCGCCCAAGGCAACCGGAGCGAGGCCGTCAGGGAATTCCAGAGCTATCTGGCCCTGGTTCCCGGCGACACCAAGGTGCAGGAACTCCTGGCGGGCCTGCTGGCCGAGGAAGGCCGCGCCGAGGAGGCTCTGCGCCAGGCCGAGGCCGTGCTGGCCGAGCGCCCCGGCCTGCCGCGCATGCGCCTGATCCGGGCCAACCTCCTGGTCCGCCTGGGCCGCGACGACGAGGCCGCCAAAGACTTCGAACAAGCTCTCGCGGATGGCGGCCAGGACCGGGAGCTTGCCCTCCAAGCCGCCTCGGGTCTGGCCGGAATCCGCCTGCGTCAGGGCCGTCCCGCCGAGGCCCTGGCCCTGTTGGAGGCCCTGGACAAGCCCGTTCCCGTCACCTCGCCCGTGGCAACGCTCCTGCGCGCCCAGGCCCTGGTGGCGCTGGGTCGTCCGGTCGAGGCCCAGGCCCTGCTGGCAAAGTCCCTGGAGGCTGCCGCCACGCCCCAGGACAAGGCCGAAGTGCTGGACCTCTGGGCCAAGGCCCTCGAAGACCAGGGGGACCTGGAGGGCGCGCGCGAGCGCCTGCTGGAGAGCCTGCGCACGGCCCCGGGCAGGGCCGCCGCCCTGCGCGCCCTGGCCGAGAACGCCATCCGGCGCAAGGCCCCGGAGGAGGCCGTGGAATACGCGCGGCAAGCCGAGGCGGCAGAGGCCTCCCCGGCCGCGCGGGAGCTCGCGGCCAACGCCCTGCTCCTGGCGGGACGCCCCCGCGAGGCCGCCCAACTGCTCGAGAAGATGGCCGCCGAAACCGCCGCCCAAGTGGAGCGCGATCGCCTGACCCTGCGCGCCGCCAACGCACTCGCCCTTGCCGGCGACGACGCGGCTGCCGCCGAAGCCTACGCGCGCGCCGCACAGAGCGGCCGCGAACCCGGCGCTCTGGAAGGGCTGGCTGCGGCCTTCGAGCGCCTGGGCCGCTTCCAGGAAGCCGCCGACGCCCTCCAGAAGGCCCTGGACGCCTTCCCCTCCGGCGAGCGTCTGCTGCGCCTGGCCGGGCTGCGCAACAAGGCGGGAGACCCCACGGCCGCCGCACGGCTGGTGGAGCGGGCCCTTGCCGGGGAGCTGGCCCAGGAGGCGCGGGCCATGGCCTTGGAGGAACTGGGTCTCCTTCAGGAAGAAGCCGGGAAGAACGCCGAGGCGGCGGAGGCATGGAAACAGGCCCTCGCCTCGCGACCGGGCGATCCCACGCTGCTCGCCCGGCTGGCTGCCGTCAGCCAGCGCATGGGGGACATCCGGGCCGCCCTGGGCTACGCCCGGGCCGCGCGCGACGCCAAGCCGGACCTGGAGACCACTTCCTCCCTGGCCGTGCTCACGGCCCTCTCGGGCCAGCCCGGCCAGGCCGCCGAACTGCTGCGCCAGGCCCTGCCCATGGCCCAGGGCAGACCCGAAGAGCAGGCGGACATCCTGGAGCGGCTGGCTGTGTTGGAGGCCATGACCGGCCGCCACGACCTGGCCGCCCAGGATTTCGTCAAAGCCTACGACGCGCTGCCCGGCAAGGGCTCCCCGGAGCTGCTGGCCAAGGCCGCCGGGGAATGGCTGGCCGCCGGGCAGGACGGACAGGCCCGCGCCGTGCTGGAGCGCCTGTTGCGCCTGCCCGGGCTCTCGCGGGAGGTTCGCGCCCAGGCGCAGGCCCGGGAGGGGGCGCTCCTCCTGCGCCAGGGCGACATGGCCCGTGCCGCCGCGAGCCTGCGCGAGGCCCTGGGTTCCGGCGCCCTGCCGCGCCTCATGCGCCTGGACGCCCTGGCTTCCCTGGCGGCCCTGGAACAGCGCGAGGGCAACGCCGACAAGGCCGTGGAACTGCTCGAACAGGCCATGCGCGAAGGCATGGAGCCCTGGCGCGCGCGCCTCTCCATGGGCCTGGCCCTTTTCCAGGCCAAGCGCTACGCCCAGGCCCTGGAACAGCTCCAGGCCGCCCAGCGCGACCGCCCCGGACCGCGAGTCTCCCTGGCCGCGGCCCGCTGCTACGAGGCCCTGAACAAGCCTGGGCTGGCCATCCGCGCCATGCTGGAGGTGATGCCCAGGCAGTCCGGGCTCTCCGAGGAGGAGCAGCGCGAATACTTCTTCGCCCTGGGCAACCTCTACGCCCAGACCCAGGACGAACGCCGCGCCGCCGAGGCCTACCGGCAAAGCCTCGCCTACCGGGAGGTCCCGGCCGTGACCATCCGGCTGGCGCGCATGGAGCGCCTGCTGGGCAGGCCCGAGGAGGCCCTTCACCTGCTGCGCCAGGCCCAGGCCCAGGCCGGGATGCTCCCGGAACAGGCCCAGGCCCCCGGGAGCAGGCCCGTGGAGACGGCCCTGGCGGACGCCCCGCCGTCCGCCCGCGCGCCCAAGGCCGCCCCCGGGCAGCAGGGCGCTCCCGCCGCCGCTGCGCCAGGAGCCAGGACGGAGGCCCCGGCCGAGGCCAGATCGACCGGCGAGGCGCAGCGCGATCCCACTGCGTCCCCGGCGTCCGCGCCCGCCCGCGAGCAGGCTTCCGCCGCGCAAGACGGCGTCCGGCCCGTCCGGGTGATGTTCCAGCAGTCTCCCTCCGGGGACGCCGTGCTACTCAAGGGCGTGCCCGCGGACGCCCGCCCGGCCGTCGCGCTCTTCGACGCGCCCTGGAGGCTCGTGGTGGACCTGCCGGGCGAGTGGACCATCGAAACCCCCGGCGCGGCCCCGCCCGCGGGAAACATCCAGCGCGTTCGCGCCGCCAGACACCCCGGCAAGCTGCGCGTGGTGCTCGACCTGGCGGAGAAACCCGGCGGACGCGCCCTGGAGTCCACGCCGGAAGGCCTGGTTGTGAGGCTCTCCAGATGA